A single genomic interval of Amblyomma americanum isolate KBUSLIRL-KWMA chromosome 11, ASM5285725v1, whole genome shotgun sequence harbors:
- the LOC144110156 gene encoding uncharacterized protein LOC144110156, translating to MSKEDHSGRRLTRAESLAYHYGDKHGVLYVDASGPHHGGWYTAAVVHKKATVNGLTFRAQYITHAEEVAIALAAADRDSRFINTDSRGACRNIEQGYIHFLAYRILQNSDYPGAPAPRTIVWAPAHLGLEGNEMADASARALTLQVTTPSNPTAADPDPKPVFTFKEIRQLYQSEHSIFPKPCKDLTKMEEHILLRLFTKTLLCPAVLKFFDPACTGKCPHCEEKSSDIYHMVWACQSTPNLDPKPNPTPEDWEAALLNCSDLTSQKALVVRAPAAVEANGLL from the coding sequence ATGTCAAAGGAAGACCATAGTGGCAGACGCCTCACGCGGGCGGAATCTCTAGCCTACCACTACGGTGACAAACACGGAGTcctttacgtggacgcctccggcccccaccatggggggtggtacacggccgcagtcgtacacaagaaagctacggtgaacggacttacgttccgagctcaatacataactcatgcggaggaggtcgctatcgcgctagccgccgcagaccgggaCTCGCGGTTCATCAATactgactcgagaggggcctgtagaaacattgaacagggatacattcatttcctagcttaccgcattcttcaaaacagtgactatcccggggcccccgctccccgaacgatagtatgggctcccgctcatctaggactcgaaggcaatgaaatggcagatgcctctgcccgcgcgctcactctccaggtaacaacgccttctaaccctaccgcagcggatcccgatcccaagcccgtctttacctttaaggaaataagacaactttaccaatctgaacattcaatctttcccaagccatgcaaggacctcactaagatggaggaacacattctcctccgtctcttcaccaaaactctgctgtgcccggcagttctgaaattctttgatcccgcttgcacgggaaaatgcccacactgtgaggagaagtcctcggatatctaccacatggtgtgggcatgccagtcaaccccgaacctagaccccaaacccaaccccaccccggaggactgggaggcagccctgctcaactgctccgacctaacgagccaaaaggccctagtcGTCCGAGCCCCAGCAGCCGTggaggccaatgggctcctgtaa